A section of the Streptomyces sp. CG1 genome encodes:
- a CDS encoding dsRBD fold-containing protein: protein MTRPVRSRPPAVKEWRLNLYLSEHDPDTTARIVLDTGDNVLESCAEARRSPYDPDVPEIGDELAAGRALIAMGRILLRAADGDMKAVGSNETEGPSPLWPTEE from the coding sequence ATGACCCGACCTGTGAGGAGCCGTCCTCCGGCCGTCAAGGAGTGGCGGCTGAACCTGTATCTCTCCGAGCACGACCCGGACACCACCGCCCGGATCGTCCTGGACACCGGGGACAACGTGCTGGAGAGCTGCGCCGAGGCCCGCCGCAGCCCGTACGACCCCGACGTACCGGAGATCGGCGACGAACTCGCGGCCGGGCGGGCGCTCATCGCCATGGGCCGGATCCTGCTGCGCGCCGCCGACGGGGACATGAAGGCGGTGGGGTCGAACGAGACGGAAGGCCCTTCGCCGCTGTGGCCGACGGAGGAATGA
- a CDS encoding YchJ family protein, whose amino-acid sequence MTSRACPCGLPQPYDACCGRFHAGSVSAPTAELLMRSRYTAFVKGNGGYLLRTWHPRTRPEGLDLDPRMKWTGLEILDTTDGSAFHTTGTVTFRASYRGGSLHERSRFERVDGAWVYVDGDFLD is encoded by the coding sequence ATGACCTCGCGCGCCTGCCCCTGTGGACTCCCCCAGCCCTACGACGCCTGCTGTGGCCGTTTCCACGCGGGATCCGTGAGCGCGCCGACCGCCGAGCTGCTCATGCGCTCGCGGTACACCGCGTTCGTGAAGGGCAACGGGGGGTACCTGCTGCGCACCTGGCATCCGCGGACCCGGCCCGAGGGCCTGGACCTCGACCCGCGGATGAAGTGGACGGGGCTGGAGATCCTGGACACCACCGACGGGTCCGCCTTCCACACCACGGGCACGGTGACGTTTCGCGCCTCCTACCGGGGCGGTTCGCTGCACGAGCGCAGCCGCTTCGAGCGGGTGGACGGGGCGTGGGTGTACGTGGACGGGGACTTCCTGGACTGA
- a CDS encoding FadR/GntR family transcriptional regulator, with protein sequence MTTPGRGLHGRVLDTLGPAITAGEYPPGSVLRTDELAQHFEVSRSVMREAVRVLESMHLVESRRRVGVTVRPKAEWNVYDPQVIRWRLAGADRPRQLRSLTVLRSAVEPVAAGLAARHATAEQCARLTECALGMVAHSRGHKLEAYLIHDIAFHRVILNASGNEMFARLGDVVAEVLAGRTHHEVMFEDPDPAAVTLHVQVAEAVRAGDATRAEQLTREITEGALQELDILAP encoded by the coding sequence ATGACCACACCGGGCCGGGGGCTGCACGGCCGTGTACTGGACACCCTCGGCCCCGCGATCACCGCTGGCGAGTACCCGCCCGGCAGCGTGCTGCGCACCGACGAGCTCGCCCAGCACTTCGAGGTCTCACGCTCCGTGATGCGCGAGGCGGTCCGTGTGCTGGAGTCCATGCACCTGGTCGAGTCCCGCCGCCGGGTCGGCGTGACGGTGCGTCCCAAGGCCGAGTGGAACGTCTACGACCCGCAGGTCATCCGCTGGCGCCTCGCGGGCGCCGACCGCCCCCGCCAGCTGCGCTCCCTGACCGTGCTGCGCTCGGCCGTCGAACCGGTCGCGGCCGGCCTCGCCGCCAGGCACGCCACGGCCGAGCAGTGTGCGCGGTTGACCGAGTGCGCGCTCGGCATGGTGGCCCATTCACGCGGCCACAAGCTGGAGGCGTACCTGATCCATGACATCGCCTTCCACCGGGTCATCCTGAACGCCTCGGGCAACGAGATGTTCGCCCGGCTCGGCGACGTCGTCGCAGAGGTCCTGGCCGGCCGCACCCATCACGAGGTCATGTTCGAGGACCCCGACCCGGCGGCGGTCACCCTGCATGTGCAGGTCGCGGAGGCCGTCCGCGCGGGCGACGCGACCCGCGCCGAACAGCTGACCAGGGAGATCACCGAGGGCGCGCTCCAGGAACTGGACATCCTGGCGCCCTGA
- a CDS encoding gluconokinase produces the protein MRTPQVVVVMGVAGTGKTTIGPLLAARLGVPYAEGDDFHPQASIDKMSAGIPLDDSDRRPWLDAIGHWAHGRAGLGGVVSSSALKRSYRDRLRAAAPGIVFVHLTGDRKLIEDRMSHRQGHFMPTALLDSQFATLQPLQADEAGVAVDVGGSPEEITERAVRALEALPDTTE, from the coding sequence ATGCGAACCCCCCAGGTCGTCGTCGTGATGGGCGTCGCGGGGACGGGCAAGACCACGATCGGTCCCCTGCTCGCCGCGCGGCTGGGCGTCCCGTACGCCGAGGGCGACGACTTCCACCCGCAGGCCAGCATCGACAAGATGTCGGCCGGGATCCCGCTCGACGACAGCGACCGCCGGCCCTGGCTGGACGCCATCGGTCACTGGGCGCACGGGCGGGCCGGGCTGGGCGGGGTGGTCAGCAGCTCGGCGCTGAAGCGGTCGTACCGCGACCGGCTCAGGGCCGCCGCCCCCGGAATCGTGTTCGTGCACCTCACCGGCGACCGGAAGCTCATCGAGGACCGGATGTCCCACCGCCAGGGGCACTTCATGCCGACCGCGCTGCTGGACTCCCAGTTCGCCACGTTGCAGCCCCTGCAGGCGGACGAGGCGGGAGTCGCCGTGGACGTCGGCGGCAGCCCCGAGGAGATCACCGAACGCGCCGTGCGGGCACTCGAGGCGCTCCCCGACACCACCGAGTAG
- a CDS encoding GntP family permease, producing the protein MTRLSVEMLAADAPPPITSAGHAQLGIAVLVGIAVIVLLITQFKLHAFLALTIGSLALGAAAGAPLDKAITSFTTGLGSTVAGVGVLIALGAILGKLLADSGGADQIVDTILAKAGGRAMPWAMVLIASVIGLPLFFEVGIVLLIPVVLMVAKRGNYSLMRIGVPALAGLSVMHGLIPPHPGPLVAIDALKANLGVTLALGILVAIPTVIVAGPLFSKVAARWVDVPAPDRMLPQRTSEELRRRPGFGATLATVLLPVVLMLAKALVDIVVDDPANRTQRVFDVVGSPLIALLAAVITGFFTLGRPAGFGKERLQQTVEKGLMPIAGILLIVGAGGGFKQTLIDSGVGRMILDISKSWSIPAVLLAWLIAVVIRLATGSATVATVSAAGLVAPLAAGTSTTHTALLVLAIGAGSLFFSFVNDAGFWLVKEYFGLSVGQTVKTWSIMETILSMVAGGLVLLLSLIL; encoded by the coding sequence GTGACCAGACTCAGCGTCGAGATGCTGGCAGCGGACGCGCCTCCGCCGATCACCTCCGCCGGACACGCCCAGCTGGGCATCGCCGTCCTGGTGGGCATCGCCGTGATCGTCCTGCTCATCACCCAGTTCAAGCTCCATGCCTTCCTTGCGCTGACCATCGGGTCACTGGCGCTCGGGGCGGCCGCCGGGGCACCGCTCGACAAGGCGATCACCAGCTTCACCACCGGGCTCGGCTCCACGGTGGCCGGCGTCGGCGTCCTGATCGCGCTCGGGGCGATCCTGGGCAAGCTGCTCGCCGACTCCGGCGGTGCCGACCAGATCGTCGACACCATCCTCGCCAAGGCCGGGGGGCGGGCCATGCCCTGGGCGATGGTGCTGATCGCCTCGGTGATCGGTCTGCCGCTGTTCTTCGAGGTCGGCATCGTGCTGCTGATCCCGGTCGTGCTGATGGTCGCCAAGCGCGGCAACTACTCCCTGATGCGCATCGGCGTCCCGGCCCTCGCCGGTCTGTCCGTGATGCACGGCCTGATCCCGCCGCACCCCGGCCCACTGGTCGCGATCGACGCGCTCAAGGCCAACCTGGGCGTGACCCTGGCGCTCGGCATCCTGGTCGCGATTCCGACGGTGATCGTCGCCGGTCCGCTGTTCTCGAAGGTCGCGGCCCGCTGGGTGGACGTCCCGGCCCCCGACCGGATGCTGCCGCAGCGCACCTCCGAGGAGCTGCGGCGCCGTCCGGGCTTCGGCGCCACGCTCGCGACCGTGCTGCTGCCGGTGGTGCTGATGCTGGCCAAGGCGCTGGTGGACATCGTCGTCGACGACCCGGCGAACCGCACCCAGCGGGTCTTCGACGTCGTCGGCTCCCCGCTGATCGCGCTGCTCGCCGCGGTGATCACCGGCTTCTTCACGCTGGGCCGGCCCGCCGGGTTCGGCAAGGAACGGCTCCAGCAGACCGTCGAGAAAGGCCTGATGCCGATCGCCGGCATCCTGCTGATCGTCGGCGCGGGCGGCGGCTTCAAGCAGACCCTGATCGACTCCGGGGTGGGCCGGATGATCCTGGACATCTCCAAGAGCTGGTCGATCCCGGCGGTACTGCTCGCCTGGCTGATCGCCGTGGTGATCCGGCTGGCGACCGGCTCGGCGACGGTGGCGACGGTCTCGGCGGCCGGTCTGGTCGCGCCGCTCGCGGCCGGCACGTCGACCACCCACACCGCCCTGCTCGTCCTGGCGATCGGCGCCGGCTCGCTCTTCTTCAGCTTCGTCAACGACGCCGGCTTCTGGCTGGTGAAGGAGTACTTCGGGCTGAGCGTCGGGCAGACCGTCAAGACGTGGTCGATCATGGAGACGATCCTCTCGATGGTCGCCGGCGGCCTGGTCCTGCTCCTCTCACTGATCCTCTAG
- a CDS encoding SDR family oxidoreductase, with the protein MSHPLFDISGRTALVTGSSRGIGHALARGLAEAGCTVVLNGRDSGRLADAAAELPGDRIHTAVFDVTDGASVAAGIADVEERVGPLDILVNNAGMQLRAPLLEFTGADWHRILDTNLTSAFLVGRETARRMTERGHGKIVNICSLQSEVVRPGIAPYAATKGALKMLTKGMCADWGPYGVQVNGLGPGYIETELTRPLVADEEFSAWVRRRTPAGRWGRTEDLVGALLFLASPAADFVGGQILYVDGGMTSVL; encoded by the coding sequence ATGAGTCACCCGCTCTTCGACATCAGCGGCCGTACGGCCCTGGTCACCGGCTCCAGCCGGGGCATCGGCCACGCACTGGCCCGGGGTCTGGCCGAGGCCGGCTGCACGGTGGTCCTCAACGGGCGTGACAGCGGCCGGCTGGCCGACGCGGCCGCGGAACTCCCCGGGGACCGGATCCACACGGCGGTGTTCGACGTGACCGACGGCGCCTCGGTGGCCGCCGGGATCGCCGACGTCGAGGAGCGGGTGGGCCCGCTCGACATCCTGGTGAACAACGCGGGCATGCAACTGCGCGCGCCTTTGCTGGAGTTCACCGGCGCCGACTGGCACCGGATCCTGGACACCAACCTCACCAGCGCGTTCCTGGTCGGCCGGGAGACGGCCCGGCGGATGACGGAGCGCGGCCACGGCAAGATCGTCAACATCTGCTCGCTGCAGAGCGAGGTCGTCCGGCCGGGCATCGCGCCCTACGCCGCCACCAAGGGCGCGCTGAAGATGCTCACGAAGGGCATGTGCGCGGACTGGGGGCCGTACGGCGTCCAGGTCAACGGGCTCGGCCCCGGCTACATCGAGACCGAACTGACCCGGCCACTGGTGGCGGACGAGGAGTTCAGCGCCTGGGTCCGCCGGCGCACCCCGGCCGGCCGCTGGGGCCGCACCGAGGACCTGGTCGGCGCTCTGCTCTTCCTCGCCTCGCCCGCGGCGGACTTCGTGGGCGGGCAGATCCTGTACGTCGACGGCGGCATGACGAGCGTGCTCTGA
- a CDS encoding L-idonate 5-dehydrogenase, producing MLGCVIHGAGDLRVTELPVPAPGPGEALVAVRYGGICGSDLHYWRLGEVGDFRLREPMVLGHEVVGTVVSYGTGATGPVPGTPVAVHPATPCGRCPECADGRGNVCRDSRYLGSAARFPHVQGGFASHVAVPAGQVRALPDGLGLRRAALTEPLSVALHAVRRAGDVSGRHVLVTGAGPIGCLVVAAAKAAGAARVTVTDLVPEALGYAAVTGADTLVRADDPGDAGWPEEVDVAVEASGVAAGLDTCLRRVRRGGVVVQLGMLPPGLSPFAGNLVVSREIELRGAFRFDAEFDDALELLAAQGEFDGLISAVVPVREAESGFELAADRGRSCKVLLEF from the coding sequence ATGCTGGGTTGTGTGATCCACGGCGCGGGCGATCTGCGCGTGACGGAGCTGCCGGTACCCGCACCCGGGCCGGGCGAGGCCCTGGTGGCGGTCCGCTACGGCGGGATCTGCGGGTCGGATCTGCACTACTGGCGGCTCGGCGAGGTCGGGGACTTCCGGCTCCGGGAGCCGATGGTGCTCGGGCACGAGGTGGTAGGCACGGTGGTGTCCTACGGCACCGGGGCCACGGGTCCCGTGCCGGGTACGCCGGTCGCCGTGCACCCCGCCACCCCGTGCGGGCGCTGCCCGGAGTGCGCCGACGGGCGGGGAAACGTGTGCCGGGACAGCCGCTATCTGGGCAGCGCGGCCCGCTTTCCGCATGTCCAGGGCGGGTTCGCGTCCCATGTCGCCGTACCGGCCGGGCAGGTGCGGGCGCTGCCCGACGGGCTCGGACTGCGGCGGGCCGCGCTCACCGAGCCGCTGTCGGTGGCACTGCACGCGGTGCGGCGGGCCGGGGACGTCTCCGGCCGGCATGTGCTGGTGACCGGGGCGGGGCCGATCGGGTGCCTGGTTGTCGCGGCGGCGAAGGCGGCGGGCGCGGCGCGGGTGACGGTGACCGATCTGGTGCCCGAGGCCCTCGGGTACGCGGCCGTCACCGGGGCCGACACGCTCGTACGGGCCGATGATCCGGGTGATGCCGGGTGGCCCGAGGAGGTCGACGTGGCCGTCGAGGCGTCGGGGGTCGCGGCCGGGCTGGACACGTGTCTGCGGCGGGTGCGGCGCGGCGGTGTGGTCGTCCAGCTCGGGATGCTGCCGCCGGGGCTTTCGCCGTTCGCCGGAAATCTCGTGGTGAGCCGGGAGATCGAGCTGCGCGGGGCGTTCCGGTTCGACGCGGAGTTCGACGACGCGCTGGAACTGCTCGCCGCACAGGGGGAGTTCGACGGGCTGATCAGTGCGGTCGTTCCCGTGCGGGAGGCCGAGTCGGGGTTCGAGCTGGCCGCGGACCGGGGGCGGTCCTGCAAGGTGCTGCTGGAGTTCTGA
- a CDS encoding cytochrome b/b6 domain-containing protein, producing the protein MSLRADTPAPPSARVHRFSRAERWVHRTTAALMGVCVATAAVLYIPQLAVMVGRRELVVRIHECAGLALPVPVLLGLASRAFRADLRFLNRFGPHDRLWLRAALVRDKRRSSRPAGKFNAGQKVYAAWIAGATLVMLGTGLLMWFTHLAPLVWRTSATFVHDWLALTIGVVLAGHIGMALGDPEARRGLRTGRVSREWAEQEHPLWRP; encoded by the coding sequence ATGTCCCTACGAGCTGACACCCCGGCCCCGCCCAGCGCCCGTGTCCACCGCTTCAGCCGGGCCGAACGCTGGGTGCACCGCACCACGGCCGCGCTGATGGGCGTCTGCGTGGCCACGGCCGCCGTTCTCTACATCCCCCAGCTGGCCGTCATGGTCGGCCGCCGGGAACTGGTCGTCCGCATCCACGAGTGCGCCGGGCTCGCGCTCCCCGTCCCGGTCCTGCTGGGCCTCGCCTCCCGTGCCTTCCGCGCCGACCTGCGCTTCCTCAACCGCTTCGGCCCGCACGACCGGCTCTGGCTGCGCGCCGCGCTGGTCCGCGACAAGCGCCGCTCGTCCCGCCCGGCGGGCAAGTTCAACGCCGGACAGAAGGTCTACGCGGCCTGGATCGCCGGCGCCACGCTGGTCATGCTCGGCACCGGCCTGCTGATGTGGTTCACCCACCTCGCCCCGCTGGTGTGGCGCACCTCGGCGACCTTCGTCCACGACTGGCTCGCCCTGACGATCGGCGTGGTCCTGGCGGGCCACATCGGCATGGCACTCGGCGACCCGGAGGCGAGACGGGGCCTGCGCACGGGGAGGGTGAGCAGGGAGTGGGCGGAGCAGGAGCACCCCTTGTGGCGTCCCTGA
- a CDS encoding molybdopterin-dependent oxidoreductase, whose protein sequence is MNSEQSGEQDGTPIGRRVFLGTLGLGALGVVAAPTLQRGLEGFLGSVAGNDPTGLTGLLPNGGGFRYYSVAASVPHKNATNYQLKIDGLVDRPRTYTLADLRALPQTRLVKDVQCVTGWRVPGTPFQGVRLSHLLDLAGVRGTAKAIRFTCFDGTYTESLTLDQARRPDILVALRMQDKDISHDHGGPVRLYVAPMYFYKSAKWLSGITVTDRVQPGYWENLGYDVDAWVGKSNGRTDVPTS, encoded by the coding sequence GTGAACTCTGAACAATCCGGGGAACAGGACGGCACGCCCATCGGCCGCCGTGTCTTCCTCGGCACGCTCGGCCTGGGCGCGCTCGGCGTCGTCGCCGCGCCCACGCTGCAACGCGGCCTGGAGGGCTTCCTCGGCAGCGTCGCCGGCAACGACCCCACGGGCCTGACCGGGCTGCTGCCCAACGGCGGCGGCTTCCGCTACTACTCCGTCGCCGCGTCGGTGCCCCACAAGAACGCCACGAACTACCAGCTGAAGATCGACGGCCTGGTCGACCGCCCGCGCACCTACACCCTCGCCGACCTGCGCGCCCTGCCGCAGACCCGGCTGGTCAAGGACGTCCAGTGCGTGACCGGCTGGCGGGTCCCCGGCACCCCCTTCCAGGGCGTACGCCTCTCCCACCTGCTGGACCTGGCCGGGGTGCGCGGCACCGCGAAGGCGATCCGCTTCACCTGCTTCGACGGCACCTACACCGAGAGCCTCACCCTCGACCAGGCCCGCCGCCCGGACATCCTGGTGGCCCTGCGGATGCAGGACAAGGACATCTCTCACGACCACGGCGGCCCGGTGCGCCTCTATGTCGCCCCCATGTACTTCTACAAGTCGGCCAAGTGGCTCTCCGGGATCACGGTCACCGACCGGGTCCAGCCCGGCTACTGGGAAAACCTCGGCTACGACGTCGACGCCTGGGTCGGCAAGTCGAACGGACGGACCGATGTCCCTACGAGCTGA
- a CDS encoding DMT family transporter, producing the protein MSVLVLLLAVSAACCLGFGFVLQQDAAQKAPLSDFLSFRLLLDLMRVPRWLGGLGLMIAGMVLGASALGKGEISLVEPLLATNLLFALALSRYQTRQPLGRQGWAGLLLLAGGVSAFITAGEPRAGHAVSDPLRHWLIIGAMVGAALVLTAYGKRSRLSWGPVLLATAAGLLYGVQDALTRVSGTRFSEGGFTELFTGWQPYGVLVCGATGLLLVQSAFETAPLRMSLPALTAAEPLAGILCGVGFLGDRLRTDTGALAWEAAGLAAVVAGIVLLGLHPAMPCGTAEAEPSPRDLQRR; encoded by the coding sequence GTGTCCGTTCTGGTTCTCCTTCTCGCCGTGAGTGCGGCCTGCTGTCTGGGCTTCGGGTTCGTGCTCCAGCAGGACGCCGCACAGAAGGCACCGCTCAGCGACTTCCTGTCCTTCCGGCTGCTGCTCGACCTGATGCGGGTGCCGCGCTGGCTGGGCGGGCTCGGGCTGATGATCGCCGGCATGGTGCTCGGCGCGAGCGCCCTCGGCAAGGGCGAGATCTCCCTGGTCGAACCGCTGCTCGCGACCAACCTGCTGTTCGCGCTCGCCCTCTCCCGGTACCAGACCAGGCAGCCCCTGGGCCGTCAGGGCTGGGCCGGGCTGCTGCTGCTCGCGGGCGGGGTGAGCGCGTTCATCACGGCGGGCGAACCGCGCGCCGGCCACGCCGTCTCCGATCCGCTGCGGCACTGGCTCATCATCGGCGCGATGGTCGGCGCGGCCCTGGTGCTCACGGCGTACGGCAAGCGCTCCCGGCTGAGCTGGGGCCCGGTGTTACTGGCCACGGCGGCCGGGCTGCTGTACGGCGTGCAGGACGCGCTGACCCGGGTGAGCGGCACCCGGTTCTCCGAAGGCGGCTTCACCGAGCTGTTCACCGGCTGGCAGCCGTACGGCGTGCTGGTCTGCGGGGCCACCGGGCTGCTTCTGGTGCAGAGCGCGTTCGAGACGGCCCCGCTGCGCATGTCACTGCCCGCGCTGACCGCCGCCGAGCCGCTCGCCGGGATCCTGTGCGGCGTCGGCTTCCTCGGGGACCGGCTGCGCACCGACACCGGGGCGCTGGCCTGGGAGGCGGCCGGGCTCGCGGCCGTGGTCGCGGGCATCGTGCTGCTCGGGCTGCACCCGGCGATGCCGTGCGGCACGGCCGAGGCGGAGCCCTCGCCCCGGGACCTCCAGCGCCGCTGA
- a CDS encoding NUDIX domain-containing protein, with protein sequence MNPADEILDVVDEHDQVVAQYRRGEVYARGLRHRCVFIQARDGAGRLFVHRRTATKLVFPALYDMFVGGVVGAGESYDEAALREAEEELGVTGLPRPAYLFKFLYDDGTGNSWWSAVYEVRCDLPVRPQVEEVQWHAFLAEEEVEQRLGAWEWVPDGLAAYERLKAFRDGR encoded by the coding sequence ATGAACCCTGCTGACGAGATCCTCGACGTCGTGGACGAGCACGACCAGGTCGTCGCCCAGTACCGGCGCGGCGAGGTGTACGCCCGCGGACTGCGCCACCGCTGCGTGTTCATCCAGGCCCGGGACGGGGCCGGCCGGCTCTTCGTGCACCGGCGCACGGCCACCAAGCTGGTCTTCCCGGCCCTGTACGACATGTTCGTCGGCGGGGTCGTCGGGGCGGGCGAGTCCTACGACGAGGCCGCGCTGCGGGAGGCCGAGGAGGAGCTGGGGGTGACGGGCCTGCCCCGGCCGGCGTACCTGTTCAAGTTCCTGTACGACGACGGGACCGGGAACAGCTGGTGGTCGGCGGTGTACGAGGTGCGCTGCGACCTGCCCGTACGGCCTCAGGTGGAGGAGGTCCAGTGGCACGCCTTCCTGGCCGAGGAGGAGGTCGAGCAGCGGCTCGGCGCATGGGAGTGGGTGCCGGACGGGCTGGCGGCGTACGAGCGGCTGAAGGCGTTCCGGGACGGCCGGTGA
- a CDS encoding YidH family protein: MSEFVRNIRLWFAPELVRDEGGTPDYRFSLANERTFLAWLRTALALIGGGFAVDQFLPALPWAWRVGLALALLGAGVLCSLRAVNHWVRCERAIRRGDDLPASRFPALLSLVIAVVAVVMVVVVLAGWAG, translated from the coding sequence GTGAGCGAATTCGTACGGAACATCCGGCTGTGGTTCGCGCCGGAGCTGGTGCGGGACGAGGGCGGCACGCCCGACTACCGGTTCTCGCTGGCCAACGAGCGCACCTTTCTGGCCTGGCTGCGGACCGCGCTCGCGCTGATCGGCGGCGGATTCGCGGTGGACCAGTTCCTGCCGGCCCTGCCCTGGGCCTGGCGGGTCGGGCTCGCGCTGGCGCTCCTCGGCGCCGGCGTGCTGTGCTCGCTGCGCGCGGTGAACCACTGGGTGCGCTGCGAGCGGGCGATCCGGCGCGGCGACGATCTGCCGGCGTCCCGGTTCCCGGCGCTGCTGAGCCTGGTCATCGCGGTGGTGGCCGTGGTGATGGTCGTGGTGGTGCTGGCCGGATGGGCGGGGTGA
- a CDS encoding DUF202 domain-containing protein, with protein sequence MGGVSTAGRDPGLQPERTRLAWRRTTLSAAVAAVLAVRTALHGGASATGVTVCALCCALFLGFLWVAHHRIRTLAAEVRPPALAPRHATAAVLCAVALAVCAALLIA encoded by the coding sequence ATGGGCGGGGTGAGCACGGCCGGGCGCGACCCGGGGCTGCAACCGGAGCGCACCCGGCTGGCCTGGCGGCGTACGACCCTCTCGGCCGCCGTGGCCGCCGTACTCGCCGTCCGGACCGCTCTGCACGGCGGCGCCTCGGCCACCGGAGTGACCGTCTGCGCCCTGTGCTGTGCGCTCTTCCTGGGGTTCCTGTGGGTGGCCCACCACCGGATCCGCACCCTGGCCGCCGAGGTCCGGCCGCCCGCGCTCGCTCCCCGGCACGCGACGGCGGCGGTGCTGTGCGCGGTGGCACTGGCGGTGTGCGCGGCCCTCCTGATCGCCTGA
- a CDS encoding phosphotransferase family protein, protein MSADHPPGLDLERLRALLDRERPGLVTGPLTGRLIEGGRSNLTYAVSDGTAQWVVRRPPLGHVLATAHDMKREHRVISALHPTQVPVPRPVLLCENPEDKEVLGASFYVMEFVEGTPYRTAQQLAPLGAERTRNAVLSLVDTLVELHAVDPAEVGLADFGRPEGFLDRQLRRWGKQLDASRNRELAGIDELHAALGRALPTSPAPAVVHGDYRLDNVLIGEDDRIKAILDWEMSTLGDPLTDLGLLVMYSQPLGMAESPVSTTAEAPGHPSPQELIERYAARSGRDVSAVSWYTAFAWFKLAVILEGIHYRYTLGQTVGRGFDRIGDLVPVFINHGLTTLQEG, encoded by the coding sequence ATGAGCGCCGACCACCCGCCCGGACTCGACCTGGAGCGGCTGCGCGCCCTGCTCGACCGCGAGCGCCCCGGTCTGGTGACCGGCCCCCTCACCGGCCGGCTGATCGAGGGCGGACGGTCGAACCTCACCTACGCGGTCTCCGACGGCACCGCGCAGTGGGTCGTACGACGGCCCCCGCTCGGCCATGTCCTGGCCACCGCGCACGACATGAAGCGCGAGCACCGTGTGATCAGCGCCCTGCACCCGACCCAGGTGCCGGTCCCGCGTCCTGTGCTGCTGTGCGAGAACCCCGAGGACAAGGAGGTGCTCGGGGCGTCGTTCTACGTCATGGAGTTCGTCGAGGGCACCCCGTACCGCACCGCCCAGCAGCTCGCTCCACTCGGTGCGGAGCGCACCCGGAACGCCGTGCTGTCCCTGGTGGACACGCTGGTCGAGCTGCACGCGGTGGACCCCGCCGAGGTGGGCCTCGCGGACTTCGGCCGGCCCGAGGGCTTCCTGGACCGGCAACTGCGCCGCTGGGGCAAGCAGCTGGACGCCTCCCGCAACCGCGAGCTGGCCGGCATCGACGAGCTGCACGCGGCTCTCGGACGCGCCCTGCCCACCTCCCCCGCGCCCGCCGTCGTACACGGCGACTACCGCCTCGACAACGTCCTCATCGGCGAGGACGACCGGATCAAGGCGATCCTCGACTGGGAGATGTCCACCCTCGGCGATCCGCTCACCGACCTGGGCCTGCTGGTGATGTACAGCCAGCCGCTGGGCATGGCCGAGTCCCCGGTCTCCACCACCGCCGAGGCCCCGGGACACCCCTCCCCGCAGGAGCTGATCGAGCGGTACGCCGCGCGCTCGGGGCGCGATGTGTCCGCCGTCTCCTGGTACACGGCGTTCGCCTGGTTCAAGCTCGCCGTGATCCTGGAGGGCATCCACTACCGGTACACGCTGGGCCAGACGGTGGGGCGCGGCTTCGACCGGATCGGCGACCTCGTACCGGTCTTCATCAACCACGGACTGACCACTCTTCAGGAAGGCTGA